In the genome of Candidatus Saccharibacteria bacterium, one region contains:
- a CDS encoding SRPBCC family protein encodes MKVQELITINAPLNKTFAVFTDFGQMADRVEGIKQLRVLAGKKPQAGFKWAETRQMGNKVGEAKFEITDFTKNTDFTAVGEHSGMRFITTQAFKTKGNKTIVTATTLTQATTVGMRIVLALFDWVMKKEMQKTVQSDLQDLKKATESSV; translated from the coding sequence ATGAAAGTACAAGAACTAATCACAATTAATGCCCCGCTCAATAAGACATTTGCTGTATTTACAGATTTTGGGCAAATGGCAGATCGCGTTGAGGGTATTAAACAACTCCGAGTGCTCGCTGGTAAAAAACCTCAAGCCGGATTCAAGTGGGCAGAAACCAGACAAATGGGAAATAAAGTTGGCGAAGCTAAGTTTGAAATAACAGATTTCACCAAGAACACCGACTTTACCGCCGTTGGCGAACACAGCGGCATGCGCTTCATCACTACCCAAGCATTTAAGACTAAGGGCAACAAAACAATAGTCACAGCCACCACCTTAACTCAAGCAACCACTGTAGGCATGAGAATAGTTCTAGCCCTATTTGACTGGGTCATGAAAAAAGAAATGCAAAAAACCGTCCAATCCGACCTCCAAGACCTCAAAAAAGCCACCGAAAGTAGCGTTTAA
- a CDS encoding LssY C-terminal domain-containing protein, with amino-acid sequence MVSILVRFFKRFAVLIPGLAVAYFVTVGVYPFLDRNTPTAFAVLVAYIIAAYIFIPLLLRVIRFFIRPKHIPLYCVTPDGFASDPINIGIEGTREQIIKAMTEAGWHLADKRTVRTVGKMVISYILKRPYLNAPFSNLFLFGRRQDIGFQLPVKNQPNHRHHVRFWANQPKLPKDVEADLKFWQKHTPGNAPSKPVLWVGAASRDVGLAIIRHNAQFTHMIDPDTNAERNLIAKHLKQTNLVKETRSVKLGEPYSLVNRVLRGKLHADGKMTILTLK; translated from the coding sequence ATGGTTAGTATATTGGTCAGATTTTTTAAACGTTTTGCTGTGTTGATACCAGGTTTGGCGGTTGCCTACTTTGTTACTGTGGGCGTTTACCCGTTTTTAGACCGCAATACACCTACTGCCTTCGCAGTTTTGGTGGCCTACATTATTGCGGCATATATATTTATACCGTTGTTGCTGCGTGTTATACGGTTTTTTATCCGGCCAAAACACATCCCGCTTTATTGCGTAACACCCGATGGATTTGCTTCTGACCCAATAAATATTGGTATTGAGGGTACTCGCGAACAAATAATTAAGGCAATGACGGAAGCCGGTTGGCATCTAGCCGATAAACGCACCGTAAGAACTGTTGGTAAAATGGTTATCAGTTACATATTAAAGCGACCATACCTTAATGCTCCGTTTAGCAACTTGTTCTTGTTTGGTCGCCGCCAAGATATTGGGTTTCAACTCCCAGTAAAAAATCAGCCTAACCATCGCCATCACGTTCGTTTTTGGGCAAACCAACCCAAACTCCCAAAAGACGTAGAGGCAGACCTTAAGTTCTGGCAAAAACACACACCCGGTAATGCTCCGTCAAAACCTGTACTGTGGGTCGGTGCCGCATCCCGTGACGTAGGCTTGGCGATCATTAGGCACAATGCTCAATTCACTCACATGATAGACCCTGACACTAATGCCGAGCGGAACCTCATCGCAAAACATCTCAAGCAAACTAATTTGGTCAAAGAAACCCGCAGCGTCAAGTTAGGTGAACCGTACAGCTTGGTCAACCGAGTACTCCGTGGCAAACTCCACGCCGATGGAAAAATGACTATTCTCACCCTGAAGTGA
- a CDS encoding mechanosensitive ion channel family protein translates to MDKLENLFHAHWLQVVLILASAYLARKFAMIIIERLIRKAVRSDSHQSHSAEKQREDTLITIVDALIRAMVWVVATMLLLSMFGVDIAPLIAGAGIAGVALGFGAQSMVKDFLAGFFIIIENQYRVGDVVQINQGVAGVVEHLTLRQTVLRDLDGMVHNVPNGNIEVATNMTMEFANVNLDVGVDYSSDIDKVEKIINAVGKDIAGDEAWKSKIVEPPEMLRVEDFADSAIIVKIVGKTAPMQQWAVTGELRKRLKREFDKNGISIPFPQRVMHNAKKSSD, encoded by the coding sequence ATGGATAAGCTAGAGAATTTATTTCACGCTCACTGGTTACAAGTTGTCTTAATTCTTGCTTCGGCTTACTTAGCACGTAAGTTTGCCATGATTATCATTGAGCGTCTGATTCGTAAGGCTGTACGTTCTGATAGCCATCAATCTCACTCCGCCGAAAAACAACGCGAAGATACGCTTATTACTATTGTCGATGCGTTAATAAGAGCGATGGTCTGGGTTGTCGCTACTATGTTGCTTCTCTCAATGTTTGGAGTTGATATCGCACCGCTTATTGCCGGTGCAGGTATCGCCGGCGTAGCTCTTGGTTTTGGCGCCCAATCTATGGTTAAGGACTTTTTGGCTGGATTTTTTATTATCATCGAAAATCAATACCGTGTTGGTGATGTCGTTCAAATTAATCAAGGTGTCGCCGGTGTTGTAGAACATTTAACGCTTCGACAAACTGTACTGCGCGATCTTGATGGTATGGTTCACAACGTACCTAACGGTAATATCGAGGTTGCAACTAATATGACTATGGAGTTCGCCAACGTGAACCTAGATGTTGGTGTTGATTACAGCTCAGACATAGACAAGGTTGAAAAAATCATCAATGCAGTTGGTAAAGATATTGCAGGTGATGAGGCATGGAAATCCAAAATTGTAGAACCACCTGAAATGCTACGAGTCGAGGACTTTGCCGACTCAGCGATTATCGTCAAGATCGTTGGTAAAACCGCACCGATGCAGCAGTGGGCAGTGACTGGTGAGCTACGTAAGCGCCTCAAGCGTGAATTTGATAAAAACGGTATTTCCATACCGTTCCCACAACGCGTCATGCATAACGCCAAAAAGTCATCTGATTAG
- a CDS encoding L-threonylcarbamoyladenylate synthase, whose protein sequence is MKTVTRGEAARILMNLGRVGVMPTDTVYGLVCRAQDKQAVSRLYSQKQRENKPGTVIAANVAQLVELGFKYRYVNAGEQFWPGPVSVVLPLGHDLKYLHLGKHSLAVRITADGELKALLEQTGPLLTSSANHPGKPESETIDEAKAYFGDSVDFYVDGGDLSGRKPSTVIRIIDDAVEVLRQGAVKIDETTGRIIKNDIR, encoded by the coding sequence ATGAAAACAGTTACCCGGGGAGAAGCGGCTCGTATTTTGATGAATCTAGGCAGAGTTGGAGTCATGCCTACCGATACAGTGTATGGTCTGGTTTGCCGCGCACAAGATAAGCAGGCAGTATCTCGACTGTACTCACAAAAACAAAGAGAGAATAAGCCTGGTACCGTGATTGCCGCAAACGTTGCTCAACTAGTAGAGCTAGGGTTTAAATATCGCTACGTGAATGCCGGGGAGCAGTTTTGGCCGGGTCCAGTCAGTGTAGTGTTGCCACTTGGTCATGATTTAAAATATCTACACCTTGGTAAACATAGTCTGGCTGTTCGGATAACAGCTGACGGTGAATTAAAGGCTTTGCTTGAGCAAACAGGACCACTGCTTACTAGTAGTGCTAATCATCCCGGTAAGCCTGAGTCTGAAACTATCGATGAAGCCAAAGCTTATTTTGGTGACAGTGTCGACTTTTATGTGGACGGCGGTGATTTGTCTGGCCGTAAGCCGTCAACAGTTATCAGGATTATCGACGATGCGGTAGAAGTTTTGCGCCAAGGAGCTGTTAAAATAGATGAAACTACTGGGAGGATTATAAAAAATGACATTCGATGA
- a CDS encoding nucleoside triphosphate pyrophosphohydrolase family protein, with translation MTFDEYQAAAKKTNLTPAADEVLSIGFMDKVLGLVGESAEIAEKVKKILRDKQGELSEEDKQMFVKELGDVLWYIALMADNLGVPMDEVATRNVEKLASRQKRNKLTGSGDNR, from the coding sequence ATGACATTCGATGAATACCAAGCGGCCGCTAAAAAAACCAATCTTACGCCGGCTGCTGATGAGGTTTTGAGTATTGGTTTTATGGATAAGGTACTTGGCCTAGTAGGCGAAAGTGCCGAGATAGCTGAAAAGGTCAAGAAAATCCTGCGCGACAAGCAGGGTGAGCTAAGCGAAGAAGACAAGCAGATGTTCGTCAAAGAACTTGGCGATGTTCTATGGTATATCGCGCTGATGGCCGATAATTTGGGCGTACCAATGGATGAAGTTGCCACACGTAATGTAGAAAAGCTAGCCTCACGCCAAAAACGCAATAAACTCACCGGTAGCGGAGATAACAGATGA
- a CDS encoding NUDIX domain-containing protein → MSLDSSQPYAASYVLLNKNGKNAFVLRGEGCGWMSGYYGLPSGKIDKNESATVAATREVEEEVDVKIKQEKLRHVLTMHRHEKNDKYPEWVDFYFEADEWEGDVRNSEPHMHDELAWFSSDELPENIIPSVRAALEAIQNDENFTEYGF, encoded by the coding sequence ATGAGTTTAGATTCTTCACAACCGTACGCAGCAAGCTACGTTTTACTTAACAAAAACGGGAAAAATGCCTTCGTTCTTCGGGGTGAAGGGTGTGGCTGGATGTCTGGATACTATGGCTTGCCCTCTGGAAAGATTGATAAAAATGAATCAGCAACGGTAGCTGCAACCCGTGAAGTAGAGGAAGAAGTCGACGTAAAAATAAAGCAAGAAAAATTACGTCACGTGTTAACAATGCATCGTCATGAAAAAAATGATAAATACCCAGAGTGGGTGGACTTTTACTTTGAAGCAGACGAATGGGAGGGTGATGTTCGCAATTCCGAACCTCACATGCACGATGAACTCGCTTGGTTCTCATCTGATGAATTACCAGAAAATATTATCCCAAGTGTTCGTGCAGCACTTGAAGCCATCCAAAATGATGAGAACTTTACCGAGTACGGTTTTTAA
- a CDS encoding Mur ligase domain-containing protein yields the protein MHIFFSGIGGTAIGPLALIAKQAGHEVSGSDKQDSQYIHYLRSKGIVNIHIGQERDEIEHVHQEDPIDWYVYSSAVAIENPNAPELTYCREQNIKMSKRDELLNYIISEKHLKLIAVAGTHGKTTTTAMTVWLFKQLGIPLSYSVGAKIPFGDMGQYKASSKYFVLECDEFDRNFLSYNSHTSLITGVTWDHHEIFPTREDYQQAFQEFISQSQHTYLWQEDADYLSLAPRDGLEILDSSHKHIDDIKLAGLYNRLDAWLAIQSAHKITKTPVADLVEHMNKFPGLQRRMEELVPNLYTDYAHTPEKIRGAMSVALEMSGDNKLVVIYEPLTNRRQHYMIDDYKDCFDGANKVYWIPSYLAREDPDQRVIPPAEMITHLSNPAIAEPLERDEKLKEVIQKHLDSGDMVVAMAGGGGDSLDEWLRENFVRSS from the coding sequence ATGCATATTTTCTTTAGTGGGATAGGTGGGACAGCCATCGGCCCCCTAGCCCTCATAGCCAAACAAGCTGGGCACGAAGTATCTGGCTCCGACAAGCAAGATTCTCAGTATATCCACTACTTACGAAGTAAGGGTATTGTCAATATTCACATCGGCCAAGAGCGTGACGAAATCGAACACGTCCACCAAGAAGACCCAATTGACTGGTACGTTTATTCTTCAGCCGTAGCAATTGAAAACCCAAACGCTCCAGAGCTTACTTACTGCCGCGAGCAAAATATCAAGATGAGCAAGCGTGACGAGCTACTTAATTACATCATCTCCGAAAAACATCTCAAGCTAATTGCTGTGGCTGGCACCCACGGCAAGACAACAACCACCGCTATGACAGTGTGGCTATTCAAACAGCTCGGCATCCCACTGAGTTATTCCGTTGGGGCAAAAATACCGTTTGGCGATATGGGTCAATATAAAGCAAGTTCCAAATATTTTGTTCTAGAATGTGATGAGTTTGACCGTAATTTTTTGTCGTATAACTCTCATACTAGCCTAATTACAGGTGTTACATGGGATCATCATGAGATATTCCCCACCCGTGAGGATTACCAACAAGCCTTTCAGGAGTTTATTTCTCAAAGCCAACACACCTATTTATGGCAAGAAGATGCAGATTATCTAAGCCTAGCGCCACGTGACGGACTAGAAATCCTAGATAGCAGCCACAAACATATTGATGATATTAAACTGGCTGGTTTGTATAACCGGCTAGACGCTTGGCTGGCTATACAATCAGCTCATAAAATAACCAAAACTCCGGTTGCAGACCTAGTGGAACACATGAACAAGTTCCCTGGCCTCCAGCGTCGCATGGAGGAGCTGGTGCCTAATCTCTACACTGATTACGCCCACACGCCAGAAAAAATCCGTGGCGCCATGAGCGTAGCGCTTGAGATGTCCGGAGATAACAAACTTGTCGTGATATACGAACCTTTAACCAATCGCCGCCAGCACTACATGATAGATGACTACAAAGATTGTTTTGATGGTGCCAACAAAGTCTACTGGATTCCGAGCTACTTAGCACGCGAGGATCCTGATCAACGCGTTATTCCGCCTGCCGAAATGATTACCCACCTCAGTAATCCAGCTATAGCAGAGCCCTTGGAGCGCGACGAAAAGCTCAAAGAAGTTATCCAAAAACATCTAGATTCTGGCGACATGGTAGTGGCCATGGCTGGCGGCGGCGGCGATAGCTTAGACGAATGGCTTAGAGAGAACTTCGTTCGCAGTAGTTAG
- a CDS encoding MFS transporter, which produces MLKTLISRIFRRHHYWRNIGFDELSELYTSMMFRNLALSLVGIFIPIYLYELGFSLPIILSFYVVMFLTRIPADFITGYCVAKFGPKHTMFLSYIAYVIALSLFTSYEQFNWPIYLLAVVWGISGSLFFIAFHVDFSKVKHKKHGGKELGVLTIMERLGATLGPITGGVVAALFGAQYTFLAATLFFMTALIPLFFTAEPVKTRQHLDYRGLPIKKLKQDFISHASLSVENSTHIAIWPLFLALFVFVDNIYLQIGALTSFAVIVSVILARVIGQTVDNKKGRRLLRIGSRANIILHGLRPMVSSFGLALSVNFIHEILTTSFRLPYIKGMYDRADELEGHRIVYIVSLEALSCIVRAAFYGLLAILALSFSSFSVFVAAFGLAAIASYGITLEKFPALNVKK; this is translated from the coding sequence ATGCTAAAAACACTAATTTCACGTATATTTCGCCGCCATCACTACTGGCGTAACATTGGGTTTGATGAGCTCAGTGAGCTATATACGAGCATGATGTTTAGAAACCTGGCTCTAAGCTTGGTCGGTATATTTATACCGATATACCTATACGAACTTGGGTTTAGTCTGCCGATTATATTGTCGTTTTACGTGGTTATGTTTCTAACACGCATACCGGCAGATTTTATTACAGGTTATTGTGTAGCCAAATTTGGCCCTAAACACACTATGTTTTTAAGTTACATAGCCTATGTCATTGCGTTATCACTTTTTACAAGCTACGAACAATTCAATTGGCCAATTTACTTACTAGCAGTCGTGTGGGGTATTAGCGGCAGCCTGTTCTTCATTGCATTTCATGTTGATTTTTCTAAGGTGAAGCACAAAAAACACGGTGGTAAAGAGCTGGGGGTCTTAACTATAATGGAGCGACTTGGAGCTACGTTAGGGCCAATTACCGGTGGCGTTGTGGCCGCATTGTTTGGAGCACAGTACACCTTTTTAGCCGCCACATTGTTTTTTATGACCGCTTTAATCCCATTATTTTTTACTGCAGAGCCGGTCAAGACCAGGCAGCATCTAGACTACCGAGGGCTACCTATCAAGAAGCTTAAACAGGATTTTATCTCGCACGCGTCACTTAGTGTCGAAAACAGTACCCATATTGCTATCTGGCCGTTGTTTCTAGCGCTATTTGTGTTTGTTGACAATATTTATCTTCAGATTGGCGCCCTAACTTCATTTGCTGTTATTGTGTCGGTGATTCTTGCCCGAGTTATCGGTCAAACGGTTGATAATAAAAAAGGTAGGCGTTTACTAAGAATTGGCTCACGGGCAAATATAATTCTACATGGACTACGGCCAATGGTCAGTTCGTTTGGGCTCGCGCTGTCAGTAAACTTTATTCACGAGATTTTGACTACATCTTTCCGCTTACCGTATATAAAAGGTATGTATGATCGAGCCGATGAGCTAGAGGGGCACAGAATTGTCTATATTGTTTCGCTAGAAGCTCTTAGCTGTATTGTTAGAGCAGCATTCTACGGGTTGCTGGCAATTTTGGCGCTTAGTTTCAGTTCATTTAGTGTGTTTGTTGCTGCTTTCGGGTTAGCGGCAATTGCTTCATACGGTATCACGCTAGAAAAATTCCCAGCTTTGAATGTAAAAAAATAG
- a CDS encoding ATP-binding cassette domain-containing protein — protein sequence MKNTLVEAKKLVKHYSGSTVVDKVSFSVKKGEIFGILGPNGAGKTTTLEMLEAMRPIDEGQATINGIDVAKNPWEIKEIIGVQPQTPAFEEKTKLTELLELFAATYGRKVDARKLLDDVQLSDKYHSYAEKLSGGQKQRFSIATALVNNPKVLFLDEPTTGLDPQARRNLWDLVESIRKQAVTVILTTHYMEEAEVLCDRVAIMDNGKIIALDSPKQLVKNLLNKGFKKKQHVEQADLEDVFIDLTGRELRE from the coding sequence ATGAAAAACACTCTTGTAGAAGCTAAAAAACTTGTCAAACACTATAGTGGCTCAACCGTTGTTGATAAGGTAAGTTTTAGCGTAAAAAAGGGTGAAATATTTGGAATTCTTGGGCCAAATGGTGCTGGTAAGACGACTACGCTTGAAATGCTAGAAGCGATGCGTCCGATTGACGAAGGCCAGGCAACCATCAACGGTATTGATGTTGCCAAAAATCCATGGGAGATTAAAGAAATTATCGGCGTGCAACCTCAAACGCCGGCCTTTGAAGAAAAGACCAAATTAACAGAGTTGCTTGAGTTATTTGCTGCGACATACGGCCGCAAGGTTGACGCTCGTAAGTTGTTAGACGATGTTCAGCTTTCAGATAAATACCACAGTTACGCCGAAAAACTTTCTGGTGGCCAGAAGCAACGTTTTTCTATTGCTACGGCTCTGGTTAATAATCCGAAAGTATTGTTTTTGGATGAACCGACTACCGGACTTGATCCACAAGCTCGACGAAATTTATGGGATTTAGTAGAAAGCATTCGTAAACAAGCTGTTACGGTTATTTTGACTACGCACTACATGGAAGAAGCAGAAGTGTTATGTGACCGAGTTGCAATTATGGACAATGGCAAAATTATCGCACTTGATTCACCCAAACAGCTCGTAAAGAACTTGCTTAATAAAGGTTTCAAGAAAAAACAGCATGTCGAACAGGCAGATTTAGAAGATGTGTTTATCGATTTGACTGGCCGGGAGCTAAGGGAATAA
- a CDS encoding ABC transporter permease: MKKQLQPILTYAKIDIRRLFRDKVAIFFIFVFPLIFLLVFGSLFGRDDVSFNLAFINKSDSQFATEFEQQIRDNDIFSIDEDVANIGDAEERMSRGEVDATIILPDDFGDISEGIPRGQAQVVYDRGNEQGGITLGSILESIFADINAGLVPVDEPFTLQVQPTEAEGLSGLDFLFSGLLGFSILSLGVFGPTTVFPRLKERGILRRYHTTPIRVWQYFAGNVISNSFVGILAVAFMFIAAMLIFDVSMRGDYLSLVLLTVLGTVVMFGVGLAAGGWAKNENQAAPLANLIAFPMMFLSGVFFPRFLMPDWLASITQFLPLTPFIDGLRQIITEGQTILQIGTEVGLLAAWVVVIYAIAFWVFRWE; encoded by the coding sequence GTGAAAAAACAACTACAGCCAATACTAACTTACGCCAAGATCGATATCCGTCGATTGTTCCGCGATAAGGTAGCAATCTTTTTTATCTTTGTCTTCCCGCTGATATTCTTACTTGTTTTTGGTAGCTTGTTTGGGCGTGATGACGTTTCATTTAATTTGGCGTTTATCAATAAATCAGATAGCCAGTTTGCGACGGAATTTGAACAACAAATTAGAGATAATGACATTTTTAGTATTGATGAAGATGTTGCTAACATTGGTGACGCCGAAGAGAGAATGAGCCGCGGTGAAGTAGACGCTACAATTATATTGCCGGATGATTTTGGTGATATATCAGAAGGCATACCGCGCGGTCAAGCACAGGTAGTTTATGACCGAGGTAACGAGCAAGGCGGTATTACGTTAGGCTCAATATTAGAGAGTATATTCGCTGATATTAACGCTGGTCTCGTTCCGGTAGATGAGCCGTTTACCTTACAAGTACAACCAACTGAAGCCGAGGGGTTATCCGGCTTAGATTTTCTATTTTCGGGCTTGCTGGGCTTTTCTATTCTTTCGCTCGGCGTATTTGGTCCGACCACAGTTTTTCCGCGCCTAAAAGAGCGCGGTATTCTACGGCGGTATCACACTACGCCAATACGGGTATGGCAGTACTTTGCTGGAAACGTAATATCAAACTCATTTGTCGGTATTTTGGCAGTGGCCTTTATGTTTATCGCAGCTATGCTGATCTTTGATGTTAGCATGCGCGGTGATTACCTAAGTCTGGTATTGTTGACTGTTCTTGGAACCGTCGTGATGTTTGGAGTTGGTTTGGCGGCTGGGGGTTGGGCGAAAAACGAAAATCAAGCGGCTCCGTTGGCAAACCTTATTGCATTCCCGATGATGTTCTTGTCAGGGGTGTTCTTCCCGCGATTTTTGATGCCAGATTGGCTGGCTTCTATTACGCAATTTTTGCCACTGACGCCGTTTATTGACGGTTTACGACAAATTATTACCGAAGGTCAGACAATCTTGCAGATAGGTACAGAAGTTGGTTTGTTGGCGGCCTGGGTAGTAGTAATTTATGCTATAGCTTTTTGGGTGTTTCGGTGGGAGTAG
- a CDS encoding carotenoid biosynthesis protein — MNEAYQSISAIAPIVVMSLFALPAFIGVLKQRGFLLGTVILLVLAGFTLAYETLALKTGLPQGTFSYADGLGPKLLETTPWTVIFVYPPILLGAFWFASKFTKGFGRVILAAIFATVISLVLDPAHVKLQLWQWETAGPFYGVPIINYIGWFIKGFIGGWLLHLLWGKHHAVKASIAYSVLAVLLFWTGVNIGIDQWIPVGVGALASLVLLIVLILEKRQLRRESHT; from the coding sequence ATGAACGAAGCCTACCAGTCCATTAGCGCTATTGCTCCTATTGTGGTGATGAGCCTGTTTGCTCTACCGGCTTTTATTGGGGTCTTAAAGCAGCGCGGTTTTTTGCTCGGAACAGTAATCTTGCTTGTACTGGCTGGTTTTACGCTGGCTTATGAAACGCTTGCGCTCAAAACCGGTTTACCACAAGGAACTTTTAGTTATGCAGACGGCCTCGGCCCTAAACTGCTTGAGACTACACCCTGGACGGTTATATTTGTATACCCACCGATCTTGCTCGGCGCGTTTTGGTTTGCCAGCAAGTTTACTAAAGGGTTTGGCCGAGTAATCTTGGCTGCAATATTTGCTACGGTTATTAGTCTAGTACTTGACCCTGCGCACGTAAAACTGCAGCTGTGGCAATGGGAGACCGCTGGCCCATTTTACGGGGTGCCGATTATCAATTATATCGGTTGGTTTATAAAAGGTTTCATTGGCGGCTGGTTACTCCACCTGTTATGGGGTAAGCATCACGCAGTAAAAGCCTCTATTGCTTACAGTGTTTTGGCAGTATTGCTATTTTGGACGGGAGTCAACATCGGTATCGATCAATGGATTCCTGTCGGCGTTGGTGCATTGGCTAGCCTGGTATTGCTTATTGTACTCATTCTGGAAAAACGTCAGTTACGCCGCGAGAGCCACACCTAA
- a CDS encoding tRNA-dihydrouridine synthase: MSLTDLPKPFFVLAPMDDVTDTVFRRVVDECAVPDIYFTEFVNVDGLQSSGRKNLLKKLQFTAQERPIIAQIWGKNPENYYKTAQQIADGSLAQEANALNNHDKNTKQKPLNFAGIDLNMGCPDKKIVKNGCCAAFINDRKLAGEVIEATQKGASINKSNGRQIFLPVSVKTRLGFNEIDYTWHEFLLGYNLDMLTVHGRTKKQMSKVPANWDALGRIRKLRDNFASETLIVGNGDVMSRSQGVELTQQYGLDGIMIGRGVFSDPYVFSKKSPWLNMSKQDRIDLYKKHVELFASTWNNRERPIQTLNKFCKIYINHFDGAKELREKLMNAKTTQELLGLLIKA, encoded by the coding sequence ATGTCTTTAACTGATTTACCCAAGCCATTTTTTGTGTTGGCGCCGATGGATGATGTGACAGATACGGTATTTAGGCGAGTTGTTGATGAGTGTGCCGTCCCAGATATTTACTTTACAGAGTTCGTAAATGTCGATGGATTGCAAAGCTCGGGACGCAAAAACTTGCTTAAAAAACTGCAATTTACCGCTCAAGAACGGCCAATTATTGCACAAATTTGGGGTAAAAATCCTGAAAATTATTACAAAACTGCGCAGCAAATTGCTGATGGATCCCTCGCTCAAGAGGCAAACGCGCTTAATAATCATGACAAAAATACTAAACAAAAACCATTAAATTTTGCTGGAATTGACTTGAATATGGGCTGTCCGGACAAAAAAATTGTTAAAAACGGTTGCTGCGCTGCCTTTATTAATGATAGAAAACTGGCCGGTGAAGTAATTGAAGCTACACAAAAAGGAGCCAGCATAAATAAATCTAACGGCCGTCAGATTTTTTTACCGGTTAGCGTGAAAACGCGGCTTGGATTTAACGAAATTGATTACACATGGCACGAGTTTTTGCTTGGTTATAACCTAGATATGCTAACGGTTCATGGCAGGACTAAAAAGCAGATGAGCAAGGTACCGGCGAATTGGGATGCTCTCGGCCGTATCCGAAAACTACGCGACAACTTTGCTTCAGAAACACTAATTGTGGGTAATGGTGATGTTATGAGCCGTAGTCAAGGTGTTGAATTAACCCAACAGTATGGACTGGACGGCATAATGATTGGGCGTGGTGTGTTTAGTGATCCGTACGTATTTTCAAAAAAATCACCGTGGCTCAATATGAGCAAACAGGATCGTATAGATTTATACAAAAAACATGTTGAGCTATTCGCTAGCACTTGGAATAACAGAGAAAGACCTATCCAAACACTCAACAAATTCTGCAAAATTTATATTAATCATTTTGATGGCGCCAAGGAACTCCGCGAAAAACTTATGAACGCCAAAACAACCCAAGAGTTACTAGGTTTATTAATAAAAGCCTAA
- a CDS encoding WhiB family transcriptional regulator, whose product MSEFVTDDQATWVYWYQESQCAKELPQDSDIMIEQDADSVTIAKGICSRCVVIEHCRDDLASTNMSMAIGTIAGLSEYDRRYARNPNIR is encoded by the coding sequence ATGAGTGAGTTCGTCACCGATGATCAAGCAACCTGGGTCTATTGGTATCAAGAAAGCCAGTGTGCTAAGGAGTTACCTCAAGACTCCGATATTATGATAGAGCAAGATGCAGATTCAGTTACAATAGCTAAAGGTATCTGTAGTAGATGCGTTGTCATAGAACATTGCCGAGATGATTTAGCCTCAACAAATATGTCTATGGCAATAGGCACAATAGCCGGTCTTTCAGAGTATGATCGTCGTTACGCAAGAAACCCGAATATTAGATAA
- a CDS encoding septum formation initiator family protein: MLNKARQSINNASAKILPIIKQLRDVRVVGLLVFALVALLVTWSSVGVIQNNYELQQRIARLQQENDLRQLENENLRLRNQYYETDHYLELQARRQFNRAAPGETLLLVPEETALEYAPNLPNQDTEEMPLSTPAKPVYQENFEAWMEFFFRRDLVDQ; this comes from the coding sequence ATGCTAAATAAAGCAAGGCAATCAATCAATAACGCATCGGCGAAAATTTTGCCGATTATCAAACAGCTACGTGATGTGCGGGTGGTAGGGTTGTTGGTGTTTGCTTTGGTCGCGCTGCTTGTAACCTGGAGCTCAGTAGGTGTTATCCAGAATAACTATGAACTACAGCAACGCATTGCTCGCTTGCAGCAAGAAAATGATTTACGTCAACTAGAGAACGAGAATTTACGTCTACGTAACCAATATTACGAAACCGATCATTATCTGGAACTGCAGGCTCGCCGCCAGTTCAATCGGGCGGCACCGGGCGAGACACTACTTCTTGTACCGGAAGAAACCGCACTCGAATATGCGCCGAACTTACCAAACCAAGATACTGAGGAAATGCCACTATCGACACCAGCGAAACCTGTCTACCAAGAAAATTTTGAAGCCTGGATGGAATTCTTTTTCCGTCGTGATTTGGTCGATCAGTAA